In a single window of the Phaeobacter sp. G2 genome:
- a CDS encoding universal stress protein, with product MIKSVLCAVELSDKATDKMVLEQAARMADLDGAQLDVVNVLPDFGESWVSGFFESHHHEKAVEETTATLKSICAEILGQERNAKIRHVVATGTAYQEILKVAEAAGSDLIVVGAHKPDLKDYLLGPNAARVIRHSECSVFVVRGPKA from the coding sequence ATGATCAAATCTGTCCTGTGCGCGGTGGAGCTGAGCGACAAGGCCACTGATAAAATGGTACTCGAACAGGCGGCCAGAATGGCCGACCTGGACGGGGCGCAATTGGATGTGGTGAATGTTCTGCCTGACTTTGGCGAAAGCTGGGTTTCTGGGTTCTTTGAAAGCCATCACCATGAAAAGGCAGTCGAGGAAACCACAGCCACACTCAAAAGCATCTGCGCCGAGATCCTGGGGCAAGAGCGCAATGCCAAGATCCGCCACGTGGTTGCCACTGGAACCGCCTATCAGGAGATCCTGAAGGTGGCAGAGGCCGCCGGCAGCGATCTGATCGTGGTTGGGGCGCATAAGCCTGATCTGAAGGACTATTTGCTGGGCCCCAATGCGGCCCGGGTCATCCGTCATTCAGAGTGCTCGGTCTTTGTTGTGCGCGGGCCAAAGGCCTGA
- a CDS encoding iron ABC transporter permease, with amino-acid sequence MNVSRLLLCLNLLVAGPALSQGFAGLGTAADGFAIPNPEHRLEFPMDHGAHPDFRIEWWYLTANLKDETGQSYGIQWTLFRSALAPGEAEGWQSPQIWMGHAGLTSATAHFSAERLARGGIGQAGVTTAPFQAWIDDWQMAGADDLSQLDLSAAGDSFSYELSAKTTAPLVLQGEQGYSVKSPEGQASYYYSQPNYQIKGSLTLPSGPVDVTGDGWLDREWSSQPLSENQKGWDWFSLRFDSGDKLMGFVLRGANGAEDFRSGTWISATGEVTPLAPGVFQADPLAQVGVKGRSIPTRWKVDLPERNVSLTVEALNPQSWMDVAFAYWEGPVTVSGSHSGTGYLEMTGYE; translated from the coding sequence GTGAACGTTAGCCGCCTGCTGCTCTGTCTGAATTTGCTTGTTGCCGGACCGGCCTTGTCCCAGGGGTTTGCCGGCCTCGGGACTGCGGCTGACGGTTTTGCGATTCCCAATCCCGAGCACCGCCTAGAGTTTCCCATGGACCATGGTGCGCATCCGGATTTTCGTATTGAATGGTGGTATTTGACTGCCAACCTTAAGGATGAAACCGGCCAAAGCTATGGTATTCAATGGACGCTGTTTCGCAGTGCGCTTGCCCCCGGCGAAGCAGAAGGTTGGCAGAGCCCGCAGATTTGGATGGGACATGCCGGGCTGACCAGCGCCACTGCGCATTTCTCAGCCGAGCGTCTGGCGCGTGGGGGCATTGGCCAGGCCGGCGTCACCACTGCGCCCTTTCAGGCCTGGATTGACGATTGGCAAATGGCGGGTGCAGATGACCTGTCCCAGCTTGATCTCTCCGCCGCGGGTGACAGTTTTTCATATGAGCTCTCGGCCAAAACCACGGCGCCATTGGTTTTGCAAGGTGAGCAGGGCTATTCGGTGAAATCCCCCGAAGGTCAGGCAAGCTATTATTATTCGCAGCCAAATTACCAAATCAAGGGCAGTCTCACCCTGCCCTCTGGTCCCGTTGATGTGACTGGCGATGGCTGGCTGGATCGCGAATGGTCCAGCCAGCCGCTGTCAGAGAACCAAAAAGGCTGGGATTGGTTTTCGCTGCGGTTTGACAGCGGGGATAAGCTGATGGGGTTTGTATTGCGCGGCGCCAACGGGGCCGAGGACTTCCGTTCCGGCACCTGGATTTCTGCCACTGGCGAGGTCACGCCTTTGGCTCCGGGAGTGTTTCAGGCGGACCCGCTGGCCCAGGTTGGGGTCAAGGGGCGAAGCATTCCAACCCGTTGGAAAGTCGACCTGCCTGAAAGGAATGTTTCCCTTACAGTTGAGGCGCTTAACCCACAAAGCTGGATGGATGTTGCCTTTGCCTATTGGGAAGGTCCGGTGACCGTATCTGGCAGCCACAGTGGCACCGGCTATTTGGAAATGACCGGGTATGAATAG
- a CDS encoding ABC transporter permease, with protein MTGPALLALLSHWRQHRFQLAALIVGLALATALWMAVQAINSQARASYAKAANYARQIDRPSLVSATNNLTVSDYVSLKRSGWKLSPILTGNIKVAGQSIEITGVDLLSPPPISGIMPPEMTAQDMTAQDGEILISMLRPPGGLLLHPQTAQRIAAEFPALTLHRSAELPPGHAIGDISVVSRLLDAPKTLTRLIYLPSTPPPPNALQKLPDHIQFEAANASRVEPGTLTESFHLNLTAFGFLSFVVGLFIVQGTIGLAMEQRRGLFRTLRCLGLPFANLVLILLIEITFIAFIAAFIGLIIGYFIAASLLPGVAVTLSGLYGVEVDNGLTLQPAWVLSGLAMTLLGAAVASGYSFFTLWHLPILQAPSTQARGQQILRNFNGWARAGVGLLGIGALSLLLWGGLNGGFAFLGCLMLGTALLLPFCLWHILQAGQRLTRHPLGHWLWADARAQLPGLSLALMALMLALATNIGVGTMVSSFRLTFTGWLDQRLSSELYVTARDDAQGAALEQWLAQKDLRVLPIRSQDLRDPAGKISIYGVRDDPTYRDHWPMLESQPRAWDLLATGQGILISEQLARRRNLSLGDTILLPQGWPSNILGIYSDYGNPHGQAIVSMAQLLRNAPEAPNQRFGLRLNASDVPALINDIQETFDLDRENLVEQGKLKAASQQVFDQTFRVTDSLKLLTLGVASFAIFTSLATLWSQRLPQLGPVWAMGVSRRTLAQIDIARSLLMAGLTALLALPLGLVLSWALLVVINTEAFGWRLPIYLFPLDWLWLVILSLLAALLAALLPAWRLFRLQPSALLKVFSSER; from the coding sequence GTGACCGGGCCCGCCCTCCTTGCACTGCTGTCCCATTGGCGGCAGCACAGGTTTCAGCTGGCAGCCCTGATTGTCGGCTTGGCACTGGCGACGGCGCTCTGGATGGCCGTTCAGGCGATCAACAGCCAGGCAAGGGCCAGCTATGCCAAGGCGGCAAACTATGCGCGCCAAATTGACCGCCCAAGCCTGGTGTCCGCCACCAATAACTTGACGGTGTCCGACTATGTCAGCCTAAAACGCAGCGGCTGGAAACTGTCTCCGATCCTAACCGGAAACATAAAGGTTGCGGGCCAGTCCATTGAAATAACTGGGGTTGATTTGTTATCGCCGCCCCCCATTTCTGGCATCATGCCCCCCGAGATGACTGCCCAGGACATGACTGCCCAGGACGGGGAGATCCTGATTTCCATGTTGCGCCCGCCCGGTGGTTTGCTGCTGCATCCTCAAACGGCCCAACGGATCGCCGCAGAGTTTCCGGCGCTAACCCTCCATCGCTCGGCAGAGCTGCCGCCAGGACATGCAATTGGCGATATTTCGGTTGTCAGCAGACTGCTCGATGCGCCTAAAACGCTGACACGGCTCATCTATCTGCCGTCAACGCCACCGCCACCGAATGCACTGCAAAAACTGCCGGATCACATTCAATTTGAAGCCGCAAATGCCAGCCGCGTTGAACCAGGCACCCTCACCGAAAGCTTTCACCTCAATCTAACGGCCTTTGGGTTCCTGTCCTTTGTCGTTGGGCTGTTTATCGTGCAAGGCACTATTGGTCTGGCGATGGAGCAGCGGCGCGGCCTGTTTCGCACCCTGCGCTGCCTTGGGCTTCCCTTCGCAAATCTTGTGTTGATTTTGCTGATCGAGATCACATTTATTGCCTTTATAGCGGCCTTTATCGGTTTGATAATTGGCTATTTTATCGCCGCATCCCTGTTGCCTGGGGTCGCGGTGACGCTTTCGGGGCTGTACGGTGTCGAGGTGGACAACGGTCTGACCCTGCAACCCGCATGGGTGCTGTCCGGTCTTGCCATGACCCTGTTGGGGGCGGCTGTTGCCAGTGGTTATTCGTTCTTCACCCTTTGGCATCTGCCTATTCTACAAGCGCCCTCCACCCAGGCCAGAGGCCAGCAGATCCTGCGCAATTTCAACGGTTGGGCACGGGCCGGGGTCGGCTTGCTGGGGATTGGCGCCCTGTCCCTGCTGCTTTGGGGCGGGCTCAATGGCGGTTTTGCCTTTCTCGGCTGTCTCATGCTGGGGACGGCGCTGCTGCTGCCATTTTGCCTCTGGCACATACTGCAGGCCGGACAGAGACTGACGCGCCATCCGCTTGGCCATTGGCTCTGGGCGGATGCACGGGCACAGCTGCCGGGCCTGTCGCTGGCGCTGATGGCGCTCATGCTGGCCTTGGCTACAAATATTGGCGTTGGAACAATGGTTTCCAGCTTTCGGTTGACCTTTACGGGCTGGTTGGATCAACGGTTGTCGTCTGAGCTTTACGTCACCGCCCGTGACGACGCCCAGGGGGCAGCGCTGGAGCAATGGCTGGCGCAAAAAGACCTGCGGGTTTTGCCGATCCGCTCCCAGGACTTGCGCGATCCGGCCGGGAAGATCAGCATCTACGGCGTGCGGGACGATCCTACATATCGTGACCACTGGCCGATGCTGGAATCCCAGCCAAGGGCCTGGGATTTACTGGCAACGGGTCAGGGGATTTTGATCAGCGAACAACTGGCACGCCGCCGCAACCTGAGCCTGGGCGACACAATACTGCTGCCGCAGGGCTGGCCCAGCAACATCCTGGGCATTTATTCGGATTATGGAAATCCTCACGGGCAGGCGATTGTTTCGATGGCGCAATTACTGCGCAATGCGCCAGAGGCGCCCAACCAGCGGTTTGGCCTGCGTTTAAACGCCAGCGATGTCCCGGCCCTGATTAATGACATTCAAGAAACGTTTGATTTAGATCGGGAAAATCTTGTTGAACAAGGCAAGCTGAAGGCCGCTTCACAACAGGTTTTTGATCAGACCTTTCGGGTTACCGACAGCCTGAAGCTGCTCACATTGGGAGTGGCGAGTTTTGCAATTTTCACCAGTCTCGCAACACTCTGGAGCCAGCGCCTGCCGCAACTGGGTCCGGTTTGGGCCATGGGGGTCAGCCGCCGGACGCTGGCGCAGATCGACATCGCGCGCAGCCTCCTGATGGCGGGTTTGACGGCCCTGTTGGCGCTGCCGCTGGGGTTGGTGCTGTCCTGGGCCTTGTTGGTGGTGATCAACACAGAGGCCTTTGGTTGGCGGCTACCGATCTATCTGTTTCCGCTGGACTGGCTGTGGCTGGTCATCCTGTCGCTTCTGGCGGCTTTGCTGGCGGCGCTACTGCCAGCCTGGCGCCTGTTCCGCCTACAGCCCAGTGCACTCTTGAAGGTGTTTTCCAGTGAACGTTAG
- a CDS encoding ABC transporter ATP-binding protein, translating into MVLTVTDVTKTIPQSGLQKPILDRVNLQVQAGTSLALTGESGSGKSTLLHLVGALDSFDSGEIHVDGIALSNLDETGRAALRRSKVSIVFQQFNIIPSLDVAANIALHAKLAKTHDPDWEALLAQRLGLTALLSRYPEQLSGGQQQRVAIARALAMRPKLLLADEPTGSLDEETGDAVLGLMLDLVAESQTALFLVTHSQSIAAALDQRLHLSNGGLT; encoded by the coding sequence ATGGTTCTAACCGTAACAGATGTTACCAAGACAATTCCCCAAAGCGGTTTGCAAAAGCCGATCTTGGATCGGGTGAATTTGCAGGTGCAGGCCGGAACCTCTCTGGCGCTCACCGGTGAAAGCGGATCTGGAAAAAGTACGCTTTTGCACCTGGTGGGTGCTTTGGACAGTTTTGACAGTGGCGAAATCCATGTGGATGGAATTGCCCTAAGCAACCTGGATGAAACCGGGCGGGCGGCGCTGCGGCGAAGCAAGGTTTCCATTGTTTTTCAGCAATTTAATATAATCCCTTCACTTGATGTTGCTGCAAATATCGCGCTGCATGCCAAGCTGGCCAAAACCCATGACCCGGATTGGGAGGCGCTTTTGGCCCAGCGGTTGGGCTTGACCGCACTGTTGTCCCGCTACCCCGAACAGCTGTCGGGCGGGCAGCAGCAACGGGTGGCAATTGCCCGTGCGCTTGCTATGCGACCCAAGCTGTTGTTGGCGGATGAACCAACCGGCAGCCTGGATGAGGAGACCGGTGACGCGGTGCTGGGATTAATGCTGGATCTGGTTGCAGAAAGCCAAACCGCGCTGTTTCTGGTCACGCACTCCCAATCTATCGCCGCAGCGCTGGATCAGCGTCTGCATCTGAGCAACGGCGGGTTGACGTGA
- a CDS encoding YihY/virulence factor BrkB family protein — translation MSSHIAMSMMLALFPFVLFTVALAGTVASLFSQSVELDHLVELVFGAWPEPVSTPILAELDAVLETSNTGLITVGGIFALYFASNGVNAVRLAMVRAYHDQDLRPYWVSRLLCLGFVILGGVGILIAALFEVILPLYLHYLADFFPNVELSGYLTPGLHALVLALLPFAAVLFCHLLLPGQVHRLSHILPGTVLTVALWWGAGIGFAFYVGSIAQYSATYAGLAGAMAAMIFLYVNAAILILGAEFNSALIDLRSKS, via the coding sequence ATGAGCAGCCATATTGCCATGTCGATGATGCTGGCGCTTTTCCCTTTTGTTTTGTTCACTGTGGCCTTGGCCGGCACCGTTGCGAGCCTGTTTTCGCAAAGCGTCGAACTGGATCATCTGGTGGAGCTGGTTTTTGGAGCCTGGCCAGAGCCTGTCTCAACCCCGATCCTGGCTGAGCTTGACGCGGTGCTGGAGACCTCCAACACTGGATTGATCACCGTGGGTGGTATCTTTGCCCTCTATTTTGCTTCCAACGGCGTCAATGCGGTGCGGCTGGCCATGGTGCGGGCCTATCACGACCAGGATCTGCGTCCCTATTGGGTGTCACGGCTGCTTTGCCTTGGCTTTGTGATCCTGGGCGGTGTGGGTATCCTGATTGCCGCCCTGTTTGAGGTTATCTTACCGCTCTACCTGCATTATCTCGCTGACTTTTTCCCCAATGTGGAGCTTTCAGGTTATTTGACACCCGGCCTGCATGCCTTGGTATTGGCACTGTTGCCTTTTGCGGCGGTATTATTCTGCCATCTGTTGCTGCCGGGACAAGTCCACCGCCTGTCCCACATATTGCCTGGGACGGTTCTCACGGTTGCTTTGTGGTGGGGCGCTGGGATTGGTTTTGCCTTCTATGTTGGCTCCATCGCTCAATATTCTGCCACCTATGCGGGGCTGGCCGGGGCCATGGCGGCAATGATTTTTCTCTATGTGAACGCGGCGATTTTGATCCTGGGGGCGGAATTCAACAGCGCCCTTATCGACCTAAGATCAAAAAGCTAA
- a CDS encoding RlmE family RNA methyltransferase has protein sequence MAKTPNGKTPTGKNTSGRGQRDLKVKVKSARGRRLSSTRWLQRQLNDPYVKRAQAEGYRGRAAYKIMEVDDKYRFLVPGARVVDLGCAPGGWAQVAVKRINVMGEKRGKAQGRIIGVDLQEMEPMAGAEFHQLDFMDEGADDQVKKWLGGTADVVMSDMAASSSGHKQTDHLKIIALCEAAAYFAFDVLEEGGTFVAKVLAGGAEGELQKLLKNKFTKVANVKPPSSRSDSSEKFVVAMGYKG, from the coding sequence ATGGCAAAAACGCCGAACGGAAAAACCCCCACAGGCAAGAATACCTCTGGCCGTGGTCAGCGGGATCTGAAGGTTAAGGTGAAATCTGCGCGCGGACGTCGGCTCAGCTCTACCCGCTGGCTGCAACGTCAGCTGAACGATCCTTATGTCAAACGCGCCCAGGCCGAAGGTTATCGCGGGCGCGCCGCCTATAAGATCATGGAAGTTGACGACAAATATCGCTTCCTGGTGCCCGGTGCTCGGGTTGTCGATCTGGGCTGTGCCCCAGGTGGATGGGCACAGGTGGCCGTAAAACGCATCAATGTGATGGGCGAAAAGCGCGGCAAGGCCCAGGGACGCATCATTGGCGTTGACCTGCAGGAGATGGAGCCAATGGCGGGGGCCGAGTTCCACCAGCTCGACTTTATGGATGAAGGCGCTGACGATCAGGTCAAGAAATGGCTGGGCGGCACTGCCGATGTGGTCATGTCGGATATGGCGGCCTCCAGTTCGGGTCACAAACAGACTGACCACCTCAAAATTATCGCCCTGTGCGAAGCTGCCGCCTATTTTGCCTTTGATGTTCTGGAAGAAGGCGGCACCTTTGTCGCCAAGGTTCTGGCCGGCGGCGCCGAGGGTGAGCTGCAAAAACTGCTCAAGAACAAATTCACCAAGGTCGCCAACGTCAAACCGCCATCGTCGCGGTCAGACAGTTCGGAAAAATTTGTGGTGGCCATGGGGTACAAGGGCTAG
- a CDS encoding Ppx/GppA family phosphatase produces the protein MTPRRSKGAGAFPKVVETPVPARPDSDALYAALDLGTNSCRMLIAQPKGSGFHVVDSFSKSVQLGTGLERTGRLSRSSMSRTIQALRICQQKLKRNRVKRMRLVTTEACRRAKNAREFIRQVKRETGLLLEIIQPEEEARLAVISCAPLVSTKTEQLLVVDIGGGSTELVWIDLSSVPKRDRPAAIMRLHAGFHPAHSPFPSAKVVDWISVPLGVATLRDQFNDVEDDSARFALMSWYFEEHLADFAPYKDEQARDGFQIVGTSGTVTTVAASHLGLKRYDRTKVDGLRMTSDQIDKVIRGYLDLGPQGRRRDPRIGEDRQALIMSGSAILQALLRCWPTDRLSVADRGLREGLLYAQMSADGVLEDGPF, from the coding sequence ATGACGCCCAGGCGTTCCAAAGGTGCGGGCGCGTTTCCCAAGGTGGTTGAAACCCCTGTACCAGCCCGTCCGGATTCTGATGCGCTTTATGCGGCTCTGGATCTTGGCACAAACAGTTGCCGCATGCTGATTGCCCAGCCAAAGGGCAGCGGCTTTCATGTGGTGGATAGCTTTTCCAAGTCTGTGCAATTGGGCACAGGGCTTGAACGAACCGGACGCCTGTCCCGTTCGTCCATGTCCCGTACTATTCAAGCGCTGCGGATCTGCCAGCAAAAACTCAAACGCAACCGCGTCAAGCGCATGCGATTGGTTACCACCGAAGCCTGTCGGCGTGCCAAAAACGCGCGCGAGTTCATCCGGCAGGTGAAACGGGAAACCGGGCTGCTGCTGGAAATTATCCAGCCCGAAGAAGAGGCCCGCTTGGCGGTGATTTCCTGCGCGCCTTTGGTGTCGACCAAGACTGAGCAGCTACTGGTGGTGGATATCGGCGGCGGCTCGACTGAACTGGTCTGGATTGATTTGTCTTCGGTGCCAAAGCGTGATCGCCCGGCCGCCATCATGCGGCTGCATGCCGGGTTTCACCCAGCCCACAGCCCTTTTCCGTCCGCCAAGGTCGTGGATTGGATTTCTGTCCCGCTTGGGGTGGCCACGCTGCGGGATCAGTTCAACGACGTAGAAGATGATTCCGCCCGCTTTGCCCTGATGAGCTGGTATTTCGAAGAACACCTGGCCGATTTCGCCCCCTATAAGGATGAGCAGGCCCGCGACGGCTTTCAGATTGTTGGCACCTCGGGTACGGTGACCACTGTTGCTGCCTCCCATCTTGGGTTAAAGCGCTACGATCGCACCAAAGTGGACGGGTTGCGAATGACCAGCGACCAGATCGACAAGGTGATCCGGGGCTATCTGGATCTTGGGCCGCAGGGACGTCGTCGTGACCCCCGAATTGGCGAAGATCGTCAGGCCCTGATCATGTCTGGCTCGGCCATTTTGCAGGCGCTGCTCCGGTGCTGGCCCACGGATCGGCTGTCGGTGGCGGATCGCGGTCTGCGCGAAGGCCTGCTTTATGCGCAGATGAGCGCGGATGGTGTACTGGAAGACGGGCCCTTCTGA
- a CDS encoding virulence factor, translated as MVDVTIVYWRDIPAQVIVGKGRRGSKRQLEERFEQAIDRAAMKVNAKDSDAYLAEWRKAAPYALEGDAGEVAEAEAKRLEAEYDQDRLKTLIANDGWA; from the coding sequence ATGGTGGATGTTACGATCGTATACTGGCGCGATATCCCCGCGCAGGTCATTGTGGGCAAGGGGCGCCGCGGTTCAAAGCGCCAATTGGAAGAACGGTTTGAACAGGCAATTGACCGGGCTGCGATGAAGGTCAACGCCAAAGACAGCGATGCCTACCTGGCAGAATGGCGCAAAGCAGCGCCCTATGCCCTGGAAGGTGATGCTGGCGAGGTTGCCGAGGCTGAGGCCAAACGTCTGGAAGCGGAATACGATCAGGATCGTCTTAAGACCCTGATTGCAAATGACGGATGGGCGTGA
- a CDS encoding methylenetetrahydrofolate reductase gives MALLNFKKRDPGADQPVSPEMEAFLKGYSIEVMPRTATKVEDFRALLPAGTRVYIAHIDGTPIEDMVATAKRIAEEGFDVMPHFPARIIKDEATLADWISRYQGEAGVKQALLLAGGVAEPKGDFHSSMQLLETGLFDKAGFTHLNVAGHPEPNLDIDPKGGRANTYAALDWKQEFSKRTDAEMALATQFCFEAQPVIDWVNELSARGMNLPVHIGIAGPAKLQTMIKFAIACGVGPSLKVLQKRAKDVTKLLLPHEPGEVLADLAAHKAANPDFNITKVHFFPLGGIKTNATWAINNGGASAQPVNPQG, from the coding sequence ATGGCTTTGTTGAACTTCAAAAAACGCGACCCTGGCGCCGACCAGCCCGTCAGCCCTGAAATGGAGGCCTTTCTCAAGGGGTATTCCATCGAAGTAATGCCGCGCACAGCCACCAAGGTTGAGGATTTCCGCGCCCTGTTGCCTGCGGGAACCCGTGTCTATATCGCCCATATCGATGGCACGCCCATTGAGGACATGGTTGCCACCGCCAAACGCATTGCCGAAGAAGGCTTTGATGTCATGCCGCATTTCCCGGCGCGCATCATCAAGGATGAGGCCACCCTGGCTGACTGGATCTCCCGTTACCAGGGCGAAGCTGGCGTCAAGCAGGCGCTATTGCTGGCCGGCGGCGTTGCCGAGCCAAAAGGCGATTTCCATTCCTCGATGCAGCTGTTGGAAACCGGGTTGTTTGACAAGGCGGGCTTTACCCATCTGAACGTCGCGGGCCACCCGGAACCCAACCTCGACATTGATCCCAAAGGCGGTCGTGCAAACACCTATGCGGCGCTGGACTGGAAACAGGAATTCTCCAAGCGTACCGACGCCGAGATGGCCCTGGCCACACAGTTCTGCTTTGAAGCACAGCCGGTCATTGACTGGGTCAATGAGCTGAGCGCGCGGGGCATGAACTTGCCGGTGCATATTGGCATCGCCGGTCCTGCCAAGCTGCAGACCATGATCAAATTTGCCATCGCATGCGGCGTCGGTCCCTCATTGAAAGTGCTGCAAAAGCGCGCCAAAGATGTTACCAAGCTGCTGCTGCCCCATGAACCCGGTGAAGTTTTGGCGGATCTGGCTGCCCACAAGGCCGCCAACCCGGATTTCAACATCACCAAAGTTCACTTTTTCCCACTTGGCGGCATCAAGACCAACGCCACCTGGGCCATCAACAACGGCGGCGCATCTGCGCAGCCCGTCAACCCGCAAGGATAA
- a CDS encoding methyltetrahydrofolate cobalamin methyltransferase, whose amino-acid sequence MTRTVIESKTKTAVMGFDEPFCVIGERINPTGRKKLAAELEAGDFSTVEKDAVAQVLAGATVLDINAGVVYNSNPNPNETEPPLMRKIVELVQGLVDVPLCIDSSVPGALEAGLEVCEGRPLLNSVTGEEERLEQILPLVKKYNVPVVAISNDDTGISEDPDVRFEVAKKIVQRAADFGIPAHDIVVDPLVMPIGAMGTAGLQVFALVRRLREELGVNTTCGASNISFGLPNRHGINNAFLPMAMGAGMTSAIMNPVGLPVTQKALAAKKEEVAAAGIILPEDMDDETFVTMFGLGSMKPRAGKEMEAIRAANFLTNNDPHGGEWIKFNKAPLKEGEESRGRGGRGGGRRRRG is encoded by the coding sequence ATGACCCGTACGGTTATCGAATCTAAAACAAAAACAGCCGTTATGGGCTTTGACGAGCCCTTCTGTGTTATTGGCGAGCGGATCAATCCCACCGGGCGCAAAAAACTGGCAGCAGAACTGGAAGCCGGTGATTTCTCCACGGTTGAAAAAGATGCTGTGGCGCAGGTACTGGCTGGCGCAACCGTGCTCGATATCAATGCGGGTGTTGTCTATAACTCCAACCCCAACCCCAATGAGACAGAGCCGCCACTGATGCGGAAGATCGTTGAACTGGTTCAAGGGCTTGTTGACGTTCCTTTGTGCATCGACTCCTCGGTGCCTGGCGCGCTGGAGGCCGGTCTTGAGGTCTGCGAAGGTCGCCCGCTGCTGAACTCTGTCACCGGCGAAGAAGAGCGCCTGGAACAGATCCTGCCGCTGGTCAAGAAATACAACGTTCCTGTTGTGGCGATCTCCAACGATGACACCGGGATTTCTGAGGATCCCGATGTACGTTTTGAGGTGGCAAAAAAGATCGTGCAGCGCGCTGCCGACTTTGGCATTCCCGCCCATGACATCGTGGTTGACCCGCTGGTGATGCCAATTGGCGCCATGGGGACTGCCGGCCTGCAGGTTTTTGCTCTGGTGCGGCGCTTGCGCGAAGAGCTGGGGGTTAACACCACCTGTGGTGCCTCCAACATCTCCTTTGGCCTGCCAAACCGTCACGGCATCAACAATGCCTTCCTGCCCATGGCGATGGGTGCGGGCATGACCTCGGCGATTATGAATCCTGTAGGCCTGCCCGTGACGCAAAAAGCTCTGGCAGCCAAAAAAGAAGAAGTCGCCGCCGCTGGCATCATTCTGCCCGAAGACATGGATGATGAAACCTTTGTCACCATGTTTGGCCTGGGCTCGATGAAGCCCCGCGCAGGCAAGGAAATGGAAGCCATCCGCGCCGCCAACTTCCTGACCAACAATGACCCACACGGTGGCGAATGGATCAAGTTTAACAAGGCGCCTCTGAAAGAGGGTGAAGAAAGCCGCGGTCGCGGTGGTCGTGGTGGCGGGCGTCGCCGCCGGGGCTAA
- a CDS encoding very short patch repair endonuclease gives MSRSEMMSRIGPKDTKPELVVRRALHACGYRFRLHRKELPGKPDLVLSKYRSAIFVHGCFWHAHEGCRYFKLPKTRREFWEGKLLSNRKRDQTAAQSLIDSGWRVLVIWECATRETPVEKLVDRISEWLQSREKFAEISSDKWRASHSITNQNTKKSD, from the coding sequence ATGAGCCGATCAGAGATGATGTCGCGGATCGGGCCCAAGGACACAAAGCCTGAACTTGTCGTCAGGCGCGCACTTCACGCCTGTGGATATCGTTTTCGACTTCACCGAAAGGAACTCCCGGGAAAACCCGATCTTGTGTTGAGCAAGTACCGGTCAGCGATTTTTGTCCACGGGTGCTTTTGGCATGCGCATGAAGGCTGCCGATATTTCAAGTTGCCCAAGACACGGCGTGAATTCTGGGAAGGGAAGCTTCTCTCCAACCGAAAGCGCGATCAGACTGCAGCTCAAAGTCTTATTGATAGCGGCTGGCGTGTTCTGGTTATTTGGGAATGTGCAACTCGCGAAACTCCGGTTGAGAAACTTGTCGACCGCATCTCCGAGTGGTTGCAGTCCCGTGAAAAATTTGCAGAAATATCTTCTGACAAATGGCGGGCAAGTCATTCAATAACAAATCAGAACACAAAAAAGAGTGATTGA